The following are from one region of the Indicator indicator isolate 239-I01 chromosome 14, UM_Iind_1.1, whole genome shotgun sequence genome:
- the IL2RB gene encoding interleukin-2 receptor subunit beta has protein sequence MKPSLLPLCYLWLFSITPLSQASDSAQGVPSLTCWYDSRAALFCDWKPSRDLAEAPCQLEIVSKLDFFGRSFPLLEEVKEHCELPKAEHTTGLRKCIKTFSKDSNTQCFTAADRLTMSVRCQTGENQSIAVQIEDFRPLANIKLRPPGNLQVVSRNENTYNLTWSLNISSHYLEGEREYQVRCRTTSQPWEEARNHMLVQDQMWMVFESLSPNSKYEAAVRARPSALSTCKGVWSDWSEPILWSTHAEETSQTVLPVLAASTCIFVVIGTAFLINLGTLKWFKKILKIHIPDPEKFFPPLVSVHGGDIQKWLSSPFSTSSYCVNNTTPEISMLEVMQKTDQESQFLLYKGTLAPDSPKETSGHSVSSCFTNQGYFFFHLPNSFEIEPCQVYFTYEPFTQEGSGSEDGQSYRALPSPDLCTLAEDMPVLSHNFLHCIKASQGFQNNSFVNETESEAQGDMVSSVALCSSEGTSSIAALKQDEVVMDKAALQPEESLCQLDTDFPDPPDLQDSDTIDAAESSGEAGSPADPCTPAAHATSSFSQPQPLKQSQDEDPCRTTFSSQVPNTGAYLSLRDLQSQYSHRSV, from the exons ATGAAGCCTTCTTTGCTGCCTCTGTGTTACCTCTGGCTGTTCAGCATCACACCTCTCTCACAGGCATCAGACTCAGCACAAG GTGTCCCCAGCCTAACTTGTTGGTATGACTCACGGGCAGCTCTATTCTGTGACTGGAAGCCAAGCAGGGACCTGGCTGAAGCACCATGCCAACTGGAGATTGTATCCAAGTTAGATTTTTTTGGCAG GTCATTTCCCTTGCTTGAAGAAGTCAAGGAGCACTGTGAATTACCCAAGGCAGAACACACAACAGGACTGAGGAAATGCATCAAGACTTTCAGCAAAGATAGTAAT ACTCAATGCTTCACCGCTGCCGACCGTCTTACCATGTCTGTCCGTTGCCAGACGGGCGAGAATCAGTCTATAGCTGTGCAAATAGAAGATTTCAGACCACTTGCAAACA tAAAACTGAGGCCTCCAGGAAATCTTCAGGTGGTTAGCAGAAATGAAAACACCTACAACTTAACATGGAGCCTGAATATTTCCTCTCACTAtttggagggggagagggaataTCAAGTGCGGTGCCGAACCACAAGTCAGCCCTGGGAG GAGGCCAGGAACCACATGCTTGTACAGGACCAGATGTGGATGGTGTTTGAGAGCCTCTCACCCAACTCAAAATATGAGGCAGCTGTCCGTGCAAGGCCAAGTGCCTTAAGTACCTGCAAAGGTGTCTGGAGTGACTGGAGTGAGCCAATACTGTGGAGCACACATGCTGAAG AAACATCCCAGACAGTCCTGCCAGTTCTTGCAGCGAGCACCTGCATCTTCGTGGTCATTGGGACTGCCTTCCTTATTAACTTAGGGACCCTGAAATG GTTTAAGAAGATCCTGAAAATTCACATCCCAGACCCTGAGAAGTTCTTTCCCCCACTCGTTTCGGTTCATGGAGGTGACATTCAG AAATGGCTCTCCTCCCCATTCTCCACATCTTCCTACTGTGTGAACAACACAACCCCAGAGATCTCCATGCTTGAGGTGATGCAGAAGACTGACCAGGAATCCCAGTTTCTACTTTACAAGGGAACCTTGGCTCCTGATTCTCCCAAAGAAACCAGTGGGCACTCTGTATCCAGCTGCTTCACCAACCAAGGCTACTTCTTCTTCCATCTTCCCAACTCCTTTGAGATTGAGCCCTGTCAGGTCTACTTCACCTATGAGCCTTTCACCCAGGAGGGTAGTGGCAGTGAGGATGGCCAGTCTTACCgtgctctcccctccccagacCTCTGCACACTGGCAGAGGACATGCCTGTGTTGTCTCACAACTTTCTTCACTGTATCAAGGCAAGCCAGGGCTTCCAAAACAACTCCTTTGTGAATGAGACAGAAAGTGAAGCCCAGGGGGACATGGTTAGTTCTGTAGCTCTCTGTTCAAGTGAAGGCACCTCATCAATAGCAGCTCTGAAACAGGATGAGGTGGTGATGGACAAAGCAGCTTTACAACCTGAGGAGTCCCTGTGCCAGTTGGACACTGACTTTCCCGACCCACCAGACCTGCAGGACAGTGATACTATCGAcgcagcagagagcagtggggAGGCAGGCTCTCCAGCTGACCCCTGTACACCAGCAGCACATGCtacctcttctttctctcagcCTCAACCTCTAAAGCAAAGCCAGGATGAGGATCCGTGCAGAACAACCTTCTCTAGCCAAGTCCCAAACACTGGTGCCTACCTTTCTctgagggacctccaaagccaGTACAGCCATCGCTCTGTCTAG